The following proteins come from a genomic window of Carassius carassius chromosome 10, fCarCar2.1, whole genome shotgun sequence:
- the LOC132151265 gene encoding LOW QUALITY PROTEIN: mitochondrial import receptor subunit TOM6 homolog (The sequence of the model RefSeq protein was modified relative to this genomic sequence to represent the inferred CDS: substituted 2 bases at 2 genomic stop codons) produces the protein MSGKKTEGPXSGGLTXWRSSACHFAADRSDFRKNLLVNLGLFAAGVWVARNLSDFDLMSPQPFT, from the exons ATGAGCGGAAAGAAAACAGAAGGGCCATGATCAGGTGGTCTCACGTGATGGAGAAGCTCAGCTTGCCATTTCGCGGCGGACAGAAGTGATTTTAGAAA GAATCTCCTTGTAAACCTGGGTTTATTTGCAGCGGGTGTTTGGGTGGCAAGAAACCTTTCAGACTTTGACTTGATGTCTCCTCAGCCATTCACGTAA
- the LOC132151722 gene encoding rho guanine nucleotide exchange factor 5-like, with product MAHVMEDEGIWSDRDLTEALFGDTDRPGLDEHTSKTNVEDCEASGGLYCTIEGLTKALGSVASLQLWDLMGFSLPVPSLFTWESSSLKSSDMHCEESEVKREDAMEVSSPQETYVAQFESEYINHSVPLYQEFWMSSMKNDLHRVQHTGLSEFVSSICISGLKTPPASSPSSVLSPPGLQAKSYPLWQELPQVKRHLNSLSVHEIQLQEAMFELIVSEASYQKSLIVALNVFQCSAELKGILPRVQHRVLFSNLKDVCRVSERFLQDMESHLRQYVVMSRVGDIVLNQRQCFQKVYVPYITNMMYQEALVAQLTQENKKFALILKKLEGDPQCQRQTLKSFLILPFQRITRMTLLLENILKRAERVGSNVPYLMEAIGAVRKIVEECDRNVELMKRTELLICLDKLMDFGSVKSVPLISRGRHLIQEGTFKHLMIGGSHRGSTVSCKDVYIHLFNDLLLLSVKSGNRFVVQDHAPFPDKVRVKELETSLGFPPESFRLHLNQNYNQSSRGLILAASTRLEKETWMKVFSSK from the exons ATGGCTCATGTCATGGAGGATGAGGGGATCTGGTCCGATAGAGATCTTACAGAAGCATTATTTGGTGACACTGATCGCCCCGGGCTGGATGAACACACCTCTAAAACAAATGTAGAGGACTGTGAAGCGTCTGGTGGACTTTACTG CACAATTGAAGGGTTGACTAAAGCTCTTGGATCAGTTGCAAGCTTGCAATTATGGGACTTAATGGGCTTTTCTCTGCCTGTGCCATCCCTCTTCACTTGGGAGAGCTCCAGTCTGAAATcttctgacatgcactgtgaggaGAGTGAGGTGAAAAG GGAAGATGCAATGGAAGTCAGTTCTCCGCAAGAAACGTATGTTGCCCAGTTTGAATCGGAGTACATCAACCATT CGGTCCCTTTATATCAGGAGTTTTGGATGAGTTCTATGAAGAATGATTTACACAGAGTACAGCACACTGGGTTGTCAGAATTTGTGTCCTCCATATGCATTTCTGGTCTGAAAACTCCCCCTGCGTCAAGCCCATCCTCTGTGTTGAGCCCTCCAGGACTACAGGCCAAGTCATACCCTCTATGGCAGGAGCTACCGCAAGTAAAGCGTCATCTGAACTCTCTGAGTGTGCATGAGATCCAGCTTCAAGAG GCCATGTTTGAGCTGATTGTGTCCGAGGCCTCGTATCAGAAGAGTCTGATCGTAGCACTGAATGTGTTTCAGTGCTCCGCAGAACTCAAAGGGATCCTGCCCCGTGTGCAGCACCGTGTTCTGTTCTCCAACCTAAAGGATGTCTGCAGAGTCAGTGAACG ATTTCTGCAGGACATGGAGTCCCATCTTAGGCAGTATGTGGTAATGTCCCGGGTTGGTGATATTGTTTTGAATCAACGGCAATGTTTCCAAAAAGTCTACGTGCCATATATTACCAACATGATGTACCAGGAGGCTCTTGTCGCTCAACTGAC GCAGGAAAATAAGAAATTTGCACTGATCCTGAAGAAACTAGAGGGAGATCCACAATGCCAGAGACAGACCCTGAAGTCTTTTCTGATTCTTCCCTTCCAGAGGATCACCAGGATGACGCTCTTACTTGAG AACATCCTCAAACGAGCTGAACGTGTTGGTTCTAATGTCCCTTATCTGATGGAAGCCATTGGAGCTGTACGTAAG ATAGTGGAAGAGTGTGACAGGAATGTCGAACTAATGAAGAGGACCGAGTTGCTTATTTGTTTGGACAAGTTAATGGACTTTGGAAGTGTTAAG TCCGTTCCATTAATCAGCAGAGGGCGTCATTTGATTCAAGAGGGAACTTTCAAGCATCTAATGATTGGCGGCAGTCACAGAGGCTCTACAGTGTCTTGCAAAGATGTGTACATACACCTTTTCAATGATCTCTTGCTCCTCTCTGTTAAAAG TGGAAACAGATTTGTTGTGCAGGACCATGCACCATTTCCTGATAAAGTACGTGTAAAGGAGCTCGAAACAAGTTTGGGATTTCCTCCTGAATCCTTCCGGCTCCATCTGAACCAGAACTACAACCAATCTTCCAGAGGCCTGATACTGGCTGCATCAACGAG GTTAGAAAAAGAGACCTGGATGAAAGTTTTCTCTTCAAAATAG